GTCGCGGGCGCGTTTGCGGGCGAGGTCTGCGCCGAGGGTGAGGTATTGGCGGGGGCTTTGCAGGTAGACCCAGGTGGCGGAGAGGCTGCTGTCGCGGCCGTCGGCGGAGGGGCGGTGTGGGTGGCGGGGGCGGCCGGTTTCGGCGGCGGTGATGAGGCGGTGGCGTTCGGAAAGCTGCCGCTGCCATTGGGCGCGGAGGCCGTTTTCGCGGGCGTAGGTCGCGCCGCCGTACCAGCGGTGTTGGTGATAAGGCAGGAGGGCGGCTTCGCTGCGGCCGCTTTTGTAGGCGATGCCGAGGGCGGTGCGGACGGTGTGGTCGTCGTAGGGGTGGTTGTCCCAGTAGGTTTTACCGTAGGCGTCGGTTTCGCTGCGGATGCGCCAGTGGCCGGGGAGGTTGATGTCACGGGCAAGGCCGGCATTGTAGGCGATGCCTTGGGCTTTTTGGGGTTCGGGCAGGATCCAGGTGCCACCGGCGTAGCGGACGGTGCGTTGGCTTGGGGCGTTGTTGATGTTGTTGTCGCGGGTGTAGTTGGCGTTGAGTTCGGTCTGCCAGCGGCTGCGGCTGCGAATTTCGTCGAGTTGGCTTTGCAGGGCGGTGCGGGCTTCGGGAGGGAGGTCGGTGTCGAGGAGGGTTTGGTAGTGGCTCTCGGCGGCGAGGTCGCGGTGGTCGTCTTTGAGGGCTTGGGCGAGGCGCAGGCGGATGATGACGGCTTGGGGCATGGTTTGGTGGGCGCGTTGCAGGTGTTTGACGGCGCGGGTGTAGTGGCCGTCGGCGTGGGCGGCGATACCTTCGGCGAGGTC
The window above is part of the Neisseria bacilliformis genome. Proteins encoded here:
- a CDS encoding surface lipoprotein assembly modifier, whose amino-acid sequence is MPRPHILAALILTTAAQAAPDPRPEPEPRFDLTAPTAIPAPEPTANRLTPNPTGQTLTIDNPDQLLQQPELLHRALSSAAIAGNAQAVKLLLPVYRRLPEPKDHTLLDLAEGIAAHADGHYTRAVKHLQRAHQTMPQAVIIRLRLAQALKDDHRDLAAESHYQTLLDTDLPPEARTALQSQLDEIRSRSRWQTELNANYTRDNNINNAPSQRTVRYAGGTWILPEPQKAQGIAYNAGLARDINLPGHWRIRSETDAYGKTYWDNHPYDDHTVRTALGIAYKSGRSEAALLPYHQHRWYGGATYARENGLRAQWQRQLSERHRLITAAETGRPRHPHRPSADGRDSSLSATWVYLQSPRQYLTLGADLARKRARDPDEAYRRKALRASIVRIWGKGLGTALTAAYARRKYDGAFIVPTLRSDREYTATAAIWHNRLSFRGITPRLVTVWHKTDSNIPFYTYRKANAFIQLGKTF